A single window of Nicotiana tomentosiformis chromosome 1, ASM39032v3, whole genome shotgun sequence DNA harbors:
- the LOC104119934 gene encoding putative recombination initiation defects 3 isoform X1 codes for MKLKINKASDLSSISVLPPHARRPSAVPSAAESSVFGKSQASQVRSQQQSQQSFSQIRSQQQSQQSFSQGFSSQQPMYSQLSQSSLDEFAPNEQRLGSQERENSAKRMSCLPQINYTREESQMQLSKPSGNYMRKWSVPENKSQITEELEHKIGMVETSLSRLGMILDSVQSDIMQVNRGTKEILMEMESLRPKLAAHDELLQLMNKGREDLKASMEETFKSMFEELRENKYQENIRDLSSLVRAMPNKLETCILQLQTDLSKTLAKEIQASSLRPDCPGQKHETALAVQPKGINDCFPPPEVKFLKNHQACLFTSSSTMNIKDQKTTMLPKTETGGWKTVKHDQTCVKQKISSRSHKQNKAFQQEREFGVTIESDEDIDTGFSCLLEENGSGAGICPIEDAKEESARILRKARRRKRKHLNTIIID; via the exons atgaagttgaagaTTAACAAAGCCTCCGATCTCAGCTCCATCTCTGTTCTTCCTCCTCATGCAAG GAGGCCAAGTGCGGTACCAAGTGCAGCAGAGTCTTCCGTCTTCGGGAAAAGCCAAGCGTCACAAGTTCGATCACAGCAGCAATCACAACAATCCTTCTCACAGATTCGGTCACAGCAGCAATCACAACAATCCTTCTCACAGGGATTTTCATCTCAGCAACCGATGTACTCTCAGCTATCGCAGAGCTCTCTGGATGAATTTGCCCCTAATGAGCAA AGATTGGGTTCTCAAGAAAGAGAAAATTCAGCAAAGAGGATGAGCTGTTTGCCTCAAATCAACTATACACGAGAAGAGAGTCAAATGCAGCTATCTAAACCTTCAGGCAATTATATGCGCAAGTGGTCAGTTCCTGAAAACAAAT CCCAGATTACTGAAGAACTTGAACACAAAATTGGAATGGTAGAGACTTCGTTAAGCAGGCTAGGAATGATCTTAGATTCTGTTCAGAGTGATATTATGCAAGTTAACCGGGGAACGAAAGAGATATTGATGGAGA TGGAAAGCTTACGGCCGAAGTTAGCAGCTCATGATGAACTGTTGCAATTAATG AACAAGGGGAGGGAAGATCTGAAAGCTAGCATGGAAGAGACCTTCAAATCCATGTTTGAAGAGCTGAGGGAGAATAAATATCAAGAGAACATCCGGGATCTTTCATCACTGGTTAGAGCTATGCCCAACAAACTGGAGACGTGCATTTTGCAACTGCAAACGGACTTGAGCAAGACCTTGGCTAAAGAGATTCAGGCAT CTTCCCTCCGCCCAGATTGTCCCGGACAAAAACATGAAACTGCTCTGGCCGTTCAACCGAAA GGTATCAATGATTGTTTCCCTCCCCCTGAAGTGAAGTTTCTCAAGAA TCACCAAGCATGTCTTTTCACTTCTAGTTCAACAATGAATATCAAAGATCAGAAAACAACTATGTTGCCGAAGACTGAAACAGGAGGCTGGAAAACAGTGAAACATGACCAAACTTGTGTGAAGCagaaaatttccagcagaagTCACAAACAGAATAAAGCATTTCAACAG GAAAGGGAATTTGGAGTTACCATTGAATCTGATGAGGATATTGACACAGGCTTTTCCTGCTTGCTTGAAGAAAATGGATCAG GCGCAGGGATTTGTCCAATAGAGGATGCAAAGGAAGAGAGTGCACGCATATTAAGGAAAGCAAGGAGGCGAAAGAGAAAGCATCTTAACACTATCATTATAGATTGA
- the LOC104119934 gene encoding putative recombination initiation defects 3 isoform X2, producing MKLKINKASDLSSISVLPPHARRPSAVPSAAESSVFGKSQASQVRSQQQSQQSFSQIRSQQQSQQSFSQGFSSQQPMYSQLSQSSLDEFAPNEQRLGSQERENSAKRMSCLPQINYTREESQMQLSKPSGNYMRKWSVPENKSQITEELEHKIGMVETSLSRLGMILDSVQSDIMQVNRGTKEILMEMESLRPKLAAHDELLQLMNKGREDLKASMEETFKSMFEELRENKYQENIRDLSSLVRAMPNKLETCILQLQTDLSKTLAKEIQASSLRPDCPGQKHETALAVQPKGINDCFPPPEVKFLKNSTMNIKDQKTTMLPKTETGGWKTVKHDQTCVKQKISSRSHKQNKAFQQEREFGVTIESDEDIDTGFSCLLEENGSGAGICPIEDAKEESARILRKARRRKRKHLNTIIID from the exons atgaagttgaagaTTAACAAAGCCTCCGATCTCAGCTCCATCTCTGTTCTTCCTCCTCATGCAAG GAGGCCAAGTGCGGTACCAAGTGCAGCAGAGTCTTCCGTCTTCGGGAAAAGCCAAGCGTCACAAGTTCGATCACAGCAGCAATCACAACAATCCTTCTCACAGATTCGGTCACAGCAGCAATCACAACAATCCTTCTCACAGGGATTTTCATCTCAGCAACCGATGTACTCTCAGCTATCGCAGAGCTCTCTGGATGAATTTGCCCCTAATGAGCAA AGATTGGGTTCTCAAGAAAGAGAAAATTCAGCAAAGAGGATGAGCTGTTTGCCTCAAATCAACTATACACGAGAAGAGAGTCAAATGCAGCTATCTAAACCTTCAGGCAATTATATGCGCAAGTGGTCAGTTCCTGAAAACAAAT CCCAGATTACTGAAGAACTTGAACACAAAATTGGAATGGTAGAGACTTCGTTAAGCAGGCTAGGAATGATCTTAGATTCTGTTCAGAGTGATATTATGCAAGTTAACCGGGGAACGAAAGAGATATTGATGGAGA TGGAAAGCTTACGGCCGAAGTTAGCAGCTCATGATGAACTGTTGCAATTAATG AACAAGGGGAGGGAAGATCTGAAAGCTAGCATGGAAGAGACCTTCAAATCCATGTTTGAAGAGCTGAGGGAGAATAAATATCAAGAGAACATCCGGGATCTTTCATCACTGGTTAGAGCTATGCCCAACAAACTGGAGACGTGCATTTTGCAACTGCAAACGGACTTGAGCAAGACCTTGGCTAAAGAGATTCAGGCAT CTTCCCTCCGCCCAGATTGTCCCGGACAAAAACATGAAACTGCTCTGGCCGTTCAACCGAAA GGTATCAATGATTGTTTCCCTCCCCCTGAAGTGAAGTTTCTCAAGAA TTCAACAATGAATATCAAAGATCAGAAAACAACTATGTTGCCGAAGACTGAAACAGGAGGCTGGAAAACAGTGAAACATGACCAAACTTGTGTGAAGCagaaaatttccagcagaagTCACAAACAGAATAAAGCATTTCAACAG GAAAGGGAATTTGGAGTTACCATTGAATCTGATGAGGATATTGACACAGGCTTTTCCTGCTTGCTTGAAGAAAATGGATCAG GCGCAGGGATTTGTCCAATAGAGGATGCAAAGGAAGAGAGTGCACGCATATTAAGGAAAGCAAGGAGGCGAAAGAGAAAGCATCTTAACACTATCATTATAGATTGA